DNA sequence from the Sediminibacillus dalangtanensis genome:
CGGATATTTTGTCATGCATAACTCCGTCCTGCCCGAGGTCCGGTTTACTGACGACGAAGTCAAAGCGCTATTCATTGCCTTTATGGCCACACGAAATCAGCAGCTTCCTTATTTGAAGAGCAGGCAGTCCATAGCAGAAAAATTACTCGGTCTTATCTCGGAAAGCCAGCAAGATGACCTTATTTTTCTAAACCAGATCCTGCTTTTTGAAGGGACCAATCCACATAACCCTGACTTGCTTGATCTTTCGGACATTCCCCATCCTTTGGTGGAGAAACTCTTCCAAATGTTGCTTTTAGACAGATGTTTAGTCATTACCCTCAAAGAAGAAAAGGAGACAAAAGTTTTCCCGATTTATCTTTTGCACCTTTATCACGAAAAAAGTCTTTGGCTGATAGAAGGCTTTTACTTAAAAGAAGAAAAGAAGCAGATCTTTTCTGTCGACCGAATCATTGATATTCAACCTTGCTCGATGGAAAAAAGACTAAGCGAGCAAGAAATCTTCTCAAAACTAAATGAGCGGAAAGAAGCGACCAATCTTGTCCTGATTCTAGGTCCAGAAGCAATAGGCCAGTTCAAAAAATACCATCCAATAGACATGTCTCTTTCCTATACGGATCCTTACCAAACGACAGCGGTACTTAAGACATTCATCAACGTAGATCAGCCCGAAGAAGTGAAGGAAATAACAAATTGGTTGCTTTTCCTTGGAGAGGATATCGAGATTAGAGAAATGCCGGAAAAAGTTTTAGCGTCTTTGCAGGGGAGAATAGGGTTATTCTGCCCTTAACAGGGAGTGGCTAAAACAAACCATAAGAAGATTGGACTGGTACCAGCTATACAAGAACCATGAAATTACCTCATGTCATCCTGCAAAACGGAAGCGAGATCTTTTTCCTTAATTGGCGTGTTAAACTTAATTAAGAGATAGACTCTCGGCATTTATAAAACTTATCTAAACGGAGGAATGGTATGGAATATTACAAATACCTCAGACAATTCATCGGGCACAGACCTCTTATTTTGCCGGGTTATGTGGTGATTATTTTAAACGAACAAAATCAAGTATTATTGCAAAA
Encoded proteins:
- a CDS encoding helix-turn-helix transcriptional regulator: MKKVERINLIMRYINNRACFTISELMQEFNISRSTVIRDIREIEAMGMPLVSEAGRDGGYFVMHNSVLPEVRFTDDEVKALFIAFMATRNQQLPYLKSRQSIAEKLLGLISESQQDDLIFLNQILLFEGTNPHNPDLLDLSDIPHPLVEKLFQMLLLDRCLVITLKEEKETKVFPIYLLHLYHEKSLWLIEGFYLKEEKKQIFSVDRIIDIQPCSMEKRLSEQEIFSKLNERKEATNLVLILGPEAIGQFKKYHPIDMSLSYTDPYQTTAVLKTFINVDQPEEVKEITNWLLFLGEDIEIREMPEKVLASLQGRIGLFCP